The stretch of DNA CGATGCTGCGCAAATGCCTTTTGCCCGCCGTGGCCGCAATGATGAGCCTTCCGGCCACGCCTCTTCTGGCGCAGAACGCCGCCGACACTGCCGATGCCACCACACAATCCCCGCTGATGGAACGCAGTCGTGACATCGTGGCGTTGCTCAACGGCACGGTGCAGCCCGAGGCGATCTTCACCGACGGTTTCCGCGCCGCGGTTGCCGATGCGCAGCTCAAGGCGCTGGCGGCGGGGCTCACCGCCCAGTTCGGCCCGGCGATCGAGGTCGCGCTGCTCGACCCGCCCGAGGGCGCGCGCGCCGTGCTGCATATCCGGTTCGAGCGCGGTCTCGCCAAGGGCAGCCTCGCGATCGACCCGGCGCAAGGCAACCGGATCAGCGAATTGCTGTTCACCTCGGTCGATGCCATCGCGGTCGAGGGCGACAGCGCCGAGACGATCGCAGCGAAACTCGCCGCTCTGCCCGGCACCGTCAATGCATGGTTCGCGCCGCTCGATGGCGGCGCGCCGTTGATCAGCCGCAACGCCGATGCACCGCTGGCGCTGGGATCGACCTTCAAGCTCTATGTCCTCGCCGCGCTGGCGGAGGACGTGAAGGCAGGACGCCGCAAGTGGACCGACGTCGTGGCGCTCACCGAAACAAGCTACCCCAGCGGGCAACTCCAGAACTGGCCCAAGGGCGCACCGGTGACGCTCCACACGCTGGCGAGCCTGATGATTTCGATCAGCGACAACACCGCGACCGACCAGCTGATCAGGGAACTGGGCGGGCCGCGCATCCTCAGGCTGATGAAGGACAGCGGTCACAGCGATCCTGCGGCGAACGATCCCTTCCTGACCACGCGCCAGCTGTTCATGCTCAAGGCCGGTGATGCAAAAACGCTCGCCGACTGGCGCAGCGGCGATGCGGGCAAGCGGGCGATCATCGACGTCGTTCAAACCGCAAGCGAAAGCCCCACGCTCGACGTCATCAATGCCGCTTTCGCCAATGGCCCCAAGGCACTCGACATCGAATGGTTCGCCTCGCCCGCCGATCTCGCCAAGCTGTTGGCCCATATGCGTCGCACCGCCGACCCCAAGGTGTTCGAAATCATGGCGATCAACCCGGCGGCCACCGGGGCAATCAAGGACAAGTGGCGCTACATCGGCTTCAAGGGCGGGAGCGAGCC from Porphyrobacter sp. YT40 encodes:
- a CDS encoding serine hydrolase, which gives rise to MMSLPATPLLAQNAADTADATTQSPLMERSRDIVALLNGTVQPEAIFTDGFRAAVADAQLKALAAGLTAQFGPAIEVALLDPPEGARAVLHIRFERGLAKGSLAIDPAQGNRISELLFTSVDAIAVEGDSAETIAAKLAALPGTVNAWFAPLDGGAPLISRNADAPLALGSTFKLYVLAALAEDVKAGRRKWTDVVALTETSYPSGQLQNWPKGAPVTLHTLASLMISISDNTATDQLIRELGGPRILRLMKDSGHSDPAANDPFLTTRQLFMLKAGDAKTLADWRSGDAGKRAIIDVVQTASESPTLDVINAAFANGPKALDIEWFASPADLAKLLAHMRRTADPKVFEIMAINPAATGAIKDKWRYIGFKGGSEPGVMNLTWLLTDQAGRDWVLTLGWNNPAAVVDEGKLEGIAQRILLLPR